A part of Micromonospora chersina genomic DNA contains:
- a CDS encoding aldo/keto reductase, with product MAVSTRPLGRSGIAVGALGMGCWAIGGPWAEGDRPLGWGAVDDEESVRAVRRALDLGVTLFDTADTYGAGHGERILGRALAGRRDEAVIATKWGYTFDERARQATGEDASPEYLRRAVVDSLRRLDTDRIDLYQLHLGDLPVPRAEALIGTLDDLVADGLVRAYGWSTDRPDRAAAFAQVARGAAAVQHGLSVLRDAPAMLAVCEKHDLASLARGPLGMGLLTGKYTPASTLPRDDVRGTAPNWLEWFRSGRPAPEWLRRVAAVRDALTADGRTLAQGALGWIWARSGRAVPIPGARTVAQVEENAAALARGPLAPDQFAEAERRLAALRAAALRDADRPHWPMPPVPAARP from the coding sequence ATGGCAGTCAGCACGCGGCCGTTGGGCCGCAGCGGCATCGCGGTCGGCGCCCTCGGCATGGGCTGCTGGGCGATCGGCGGCCCGTGGGCCGAGGGTGACCGTCCGCTGGGCTGGGGCGCCGTCGACGACGAGGAGTCGGTGCGGGCGGTCCGCCGCGCGCTCGACCTCGGCGTGACGCTCTTCGACACCGCCGACACGTACGGGGCCGGGCACGGCGAGCGGATCCTCGGCCGGGCGCTCGCCGGCCGCCGCGACGAGGCGGTGATCGCCACCAAGTGGGGCTACACCTTCGACGAGCGGGCCCGGCAGGCCACCGGGGAGGACGCCTCGCCGGAGTACCTGCGCCGGGCCGTCGTCGACTCGCTGCGCCGGCTGGACACCGACCGGATCGACCTGTACCAGCTGCACCTCGGCGACCTGCCGGTGCCCCGGGCCGAGGCGCTGATCGGCACCCTGGACGACCTGGTCGCCGACGGCCTGGTCCGGGCGTACGGCTGGAGCACCGACCGGCCCGACCGCGCGGCGGCCTTCGCCCAGGTGGCCCGGGGCGCCGCCGCGGTGCAGCACGGGCTGTCGGTGCTCCGGGACGCCCCGGCCATGCTGGCGGTCTGCGAGAAGCACGACCTGGCGAGCCTGGCCCGGGGGCCGCTCGGGATGGGGCTGCTCACCGGCAAGTACACGCCGGCGTCGACGCTGCCCCGCGACGACGTGCGCGGCACCGCGCCGAACTGGCTGGAGTGGTTCCGCAGCGGCCGGCCGGCCCCGGAGTGGCTGCGCCGCGTCGCCGCCGTCCGTGACGCGCTGACCGCCGACGGCCGGACCCTGGCGCAGGGCGCGCTCGGCTGGATCTGGGCGCGCAGCGGCCGGGCCGTGCCGATCCCCGGCGCCCGGACGGTCGCCCAGGTGGAGGAGAACGCCGCCGCGCTGGCCCGGGGCCCGCTCGCCCCCGACCAGTTCGCCGAGGCGGAGCGCCGGCTCGCCGCCCTGCGCGCGGCCGCCCTGCGCGACGCCGACCGCCCGCACTGGCCGATGCCACCCGTCCCGGCCGCCCGCCCCTGA
- a CDS encoding CG0192-related protein produces the protein MALLHRAELRPSKLDLLAAWLPGRPWFAGTAGAEVTRVAAYRFDDPAGEVGIETILVRAGDGPVLQVPLTYRAAPLPGADRWLVGSTEHSVLGPRWVYDACGDPVYPPALAAAVLADAGQAEEYFEVDGRREVRPASMTLTGSRAGAAPAFDLVDEVVDGDPTLIRAGGAELALVRRPASADAPTPSRLTGSWAGLAEPVLLAYAR, from the coding sequence ATGGCCCTGCTGCACCGCGCCGAACTGCGCCCCTCGAAGCTCGACCTGCTCGCCGCCTGGCTGCCCGGCCGGCCCTGGTTCGCCGGTACGGCGGGCGCGGAGGTCACCCGGGTGGCCGCCTACCGGTTCGACGACCCGGCCGGCGAGGTCGGTATCGAGACCATCCTGGTCCGGGCCGGCGACGGGCCGGTCCTCCAGGTGCCGCTGACCTACCGGGCCGCGCCGCTGCCCGGCGCCGACCGCTGGCTGGTCGGCAGCACCGAGCACTCCGTGCTGGGCCCGCGCTGGGTGTACGACGCCTGCGGCGACCCGGTCTACCCACCGGCCCTCGCGGCGGCCGTTCTCGCCGACGCCGGGCAGGCGGAGGAGTACTTCGAGGTCGACGGCCGGCGCGAGGTGCGGCCGGCCAGCATGACCCTGACCGGCAGCCGGGCCGGCGCCGCGCCGGCGTTCGACCTGGTCGACGAGGTGGTGGACGGCGACCCGACGCTGATCCGTGCCGGTGGCGCCGAGCTGGCCCTGGTCCGCCGGCCGGCGTCGGCCGACGCCCCGACGCCGTCCCGGCTGACCGGCTCCTGGGCGGGGCTGGCCGAGCCGGTGCTGCTGGCCTACGCCCGCTGA
- a CDS encoding HIT family protein yields MTGAERHFDGAGSGGDNGLADGLERLWTPHRMTYISGEDRPAGGYEKPTGCPFCLAPGLPPDESLVVARGEHVFAVLNLYPYNPGHLLVCPYRHVADYTELDVPETAELAAFTKDAMRVVRHVSNAHGFNLGMNQGGVAGAGIAAHLHQHVVPRWGGDANFMPVIGRTKVLPQLLADTRDLFAKAWPA; encoded by the coding sequence GTGACTGGGGCGGAACGGCACTTCGACGGCGCCGGCAGCGGCGGCGACAACGGTCTGGCGGACGGGCTGGAGCGGCTCTGGACGCCGCACCGGATGACCTACATCTCGGGCGAGGACCGGCCCGCCGGCGGGTACGAGAAGCCGACCGGCTGCCCCTTCTGCCTCGCCCCCGGCCTGCCCCCGGACGAGAGCCTGGTGGTGGCCCGCGGCGAGCACGTCTTCGCGGTGCTCAACCTCTACCCGTACAACCCGGGTCACCTGCTGGTCTGTCCGTACCGGCACGTGGCCGACTACACCGAGTTGGACGTGCCGGAGACCGCCGAGCTGGCCGCGTTCACCAAGGACGCCATGCGGGTGGTCCGGCACGTCTCCAACGCGCACGGCTTCAACCTGGGCATGAACCAGGGCGGCGTGGCCGGCGCCGGCATCGCGGCACATCTGCACCAGCACGTGGTGCCCCGGTGGGGCGGCGACGCCAACTTCATGCCGGTGATCGGCCGCACCAAGGTCCTGCCGCAACTGCTCGCCGACACCCGGGACCTGTTCGCCAAGGCCTGGCCGGCCTGA
- the thrS gene encoding threonine--tRNA ligase, translated as MSAPRTPIVADPVVVAAGTTAADAVAAAGLPMNGPKAIVVVRDPQGVLRDLDWKPAEETAVEPVALDSPDGLNVLRHSTAHVLAQAVQDVFPEAKLGIGPPIENGFYYDFQVAKPFQPDDLAKLEKRMQEIVKSGQRFRRRRFSSLDEARGELAAEPFKMELIEVKGEGLDSSEVMEVGGGELTIYDNLAANEDKVCWSDLCRGPHLPNTRLIGAFKLMRSAAAYWRGSEKNPQLQRVYGTAWPTRDELKAYLRLLEEAARRDHRKLGADLDLFSFPDEIGSGLAVFHPKGGVLKRVMEDYVRTRHIEEGFQYVGTPHISKEGLFHTSGHLPYYADGMYPPMELEGADYYLKAMNCPMHNLIYRSRGRSYRELPMRLFEFGSVYRYEKSGVVHGLTRVRGLTQDDSHSYCTREQAPAEIKHLLNFVLSLLKDFGIDDFYLELSTRDEARLDKFVGSDEDWATATAVLEQCARETGLDLVPDPGGAAFYGPKISVQAKDAIGRTWQLSTIQYDFNQPKGFGLEYQAADGTRQQPVMIHCAKFGSIERFIGVLTEHYAGAFPAWLAPVQVVGIPIREDHTDYLQDFVTTLRKKGIRAEVDAGDDRMQKKIRNAQQQKIPFMVIAGDDDVAAGTVSFRYRDGSQRNGVPIEEAVAHVRDVAESRTNSGPSAEGTPNT; from the coding sequence GTGTCCGCACCCCGTACCCCGATCGTGGCCGACCCCGTCGTCGTCGCCGCCGGGACGACGGCGGCCGACGCGGTGGCCGCGGCCGGGCTGCCGATGAACGGTCCGAAGGCGATCGTGGTGGTCCGTGACCCGCAGGGCGTGCTGCGTGACCTGGACTGGAAGCCGGCCGAGGAGACCGCTGTCGAGCCGGTAGCCCTGGACAGCCCGGACGGTCTGAACGTGCTGCGCCACTCCACCGCGCACGTGCTGGCCCAGGCCGTGCAGGACGTGTTCCCCGAGGCCAAGCTCGGCATCGGCCCGCCCATCGAGAACGGCTTCTACTACGACTTCCAGGTGGCCAAGCCGTTCCAGCCGGACGACCTGGCGAAGCTCGAGAAGCGGATGCAGGAGATCGTCAAGTCCGGCCAGCGGTTCCGCCGGCGCCGCTTCAGCAGCCTGGACGAGGCGCGCGGCGAGCTGGCCGCCGAGCCGTTCAAGATGGAGCTGATCGAGGTCAAGGGCGAGGGGCTGGACTCCTCCGAGGTGATGGAGGTGGGCGGCGGCGAGCTGACCATCTACGACAACCTCGCCGCCAACGAGGACAAGGTCTGCTGGTCGGACCTGTGCCGCGGACCGCACCTGCCGAACACCCGGCTCATCGGCGCGTTCAAGCTGATGCGCTCGGCCGCCGCCTACTGGCGTGGCTCGGAGAAGAACCCGCAGCTCCAGCGGGTCTACGGCACCGCGTGGCCGACGCGGGACGAGCTGAAGGCGTACCTGAGGTTGCTGGAGGAGGCCGCCCGGCGCGACCACCGCAAGCTCGGCGCGGACCTGGACCTGTTCAGCTTCCCCGACGAGATCGGCTCCGGCCTGGCGGTCTTCCACCCCAAGGGTGGCGTGCTCAAGCGGGTCATGGAGGACTACGTCCGCACCCGCCACATCGAGGAGGGCTTCCAGTACGTCGGGACCCCGCACATCTCGAAGGAAGGGCTCTTCCACACCTCGGGCCACCTGCCCTACTACGCCGACGGCATGTACCCGCCCATGGAGCTCGAGGGCGCGGACTACTACCTCAAGGCCATGAACTGCCCCATGCACAACCTGATCTACCGGTCGCGCGGGCGGTCCTACCGCGAGCTGCCGATGCGGCTGTTCGAGTTCGGGTCGGTCTACCGCTACGAGAAGTCGGGCGTGGTGCACGGGCTGACCCGGGTGCGCGGCCTGACCCAGGACGACTCGCACTCCTACTGCACCCGGGAGCAGGCGCCCGCCGAGATCAAGCACCTGCTCAACTTCGTGCTGAGCCTGCTCAAGGACTTCGGCATCGATGACTTCTACCTGGAGCTGTCGACCCGGGACGAGGCCCGGCTCGACAAGTTCGTCGGGTCCGACGAGGACTGGGCGACGGCCACCGCGGTGCTGGAGCAGTGCGCCCGGGAGACCGGGCTGGACCTGGTGCCGGACCCGGGTGGCGCGGCCTTCTACGGCCCGAAGATCTCCGTGCAGGCCAAGGACGCCATCGGCCGCACCTGGCAGCTGTCGACCATCCAGTACGACTTCAACCAGCCGAAGGGCTTCGGGCTGGAGTACCAGGCGGCCGACGGCACGCGCCAGCAGCCTGTCATGATCCACTGCGCCAAGTTCGGGTCGATCGAGCGGTTCATCGGCGTGCTCACCGAGCACTACGCGGGCGCGTTCCCGGCCTGGCTCGCCCCGGTGCAGGTGGTCGGCATCCCGATCCGCGAGGACCACACCGACTACCTCCAGGACTTCGTCACCACCCTGCGTAAGAAGGGCATCCGGGCCGAGGTCGACGCCGGTGACGACCGGATGCAGAAGAAGATCCGCAACGCCCAGCAGCAGAAGATCCCGTTCATGGTGATCGCCGGTGACGACGACGTGGCCGCCGGCACGGTCTCCTTCCGGTACCGGGACGGGTCGCAGCGCAACGGCGTGCCGATCGAGGAGGCGGTGGCCCACGTGCGGGACGTCGCCGAGTCCCGCACCAACTCGGGCCCGTCGGCGGAGGGCACGCCCAACACCTGA
- a CDS encoding DUF1775 domain-containing protein: MTMTRRGRWWATALLAAALGGTLGWPAAASAAEVTVTTSPAQVRQGDAIELAVVLPEERSGSRTSRIELRMPADAPIGEVYPLSVPDWAPTITTRTLDRPVAGIHASELNQVTDAVTWIRMPGGSAGPARLSLGMGPMPATDKLTFTVIQTYADGTVVRWADPPGGAHPAPTVTLLPPLPGAAAHGDPAAEPGGHGGHGGPAAEAPAEAATPARPADDGPSADLLLGGGLLAGLTGGAAVGWLLSRRRTPLTLPPDSPTPVASPDARPASPDRDPALGAPENRPSRTVAGPQVQDRRSLVRRGP; encoded by the coding sequence ATGACGATGACCCGTCGGGGCCGGTGGTGGGCGACGGCGCTGCTGGCCGCCGCGCTCGGCGGCACGCTGGGCTGGCCCGCCGCCGCGAGCGCCGCCGAGGTGACAGTCACGACCTCACCGGCCCAGGTGCGCCAGGGCGACGCCATCGAACTGGCCGTGGTGCTGCCGGAGGAGCGGTCCGGCAGCCGGACCAGCCGGATCGAGCTGCGGATGCCCGCGGACGCCCCGATCGGCGAGGTCTACCCGCTGTCCGTGCCGGACTGGGCGCCCACCATCACCACCCGCACCCTCGACCGGCCGGTCGCCGGCATCCACGCCTCGGAACTTAACCAGGTGACCGACGCGGTGACCTGGATCCGGATGCCCGGCGGCTCCGCCGGACCGGCCCGGCTCTCGCTCGGCATGGGCCCGATGCCGGCCACCGACAAGCTGACCTTCACGGTGATCCAGACCTACGCCGACGGCACGGTGGTCCGCTGGGCCGACCCGCCCGGCGGCGCGCACCCCGCCCCCACGGTCACGCTGCTGCCGCCGCTGCCGGGCGCCGCCGCCCACGGCGACCCGGCCGCCGAGCCGGGCGGCCACGGCGGCCACGGGGGCCCGGCCGCCGAGGCGCCGGCCGAGGCGGCCACCCCGGCGCGACCCGCCGACGACGGCCCGAGCGCCGACCTGCTCCTGGGCGGCGGCCTCCTCGCCGGGCTGACCGGCGGCGCGGCCGTGGGCTGGCTCCTGAGCCGCCGCCGCACCCCCCTGACGCTCCCGCCCGACTCCCCGACCCCAGTCGCATCCCCTGACGCCCGTCCCGCCAGTCCCGACCGCGATCCTGCACTTGGTGCCCCGGAAAACCGCCCGAGTCGGACGGTGGCGGGGCCGCAAGTGCAAGATCGGCGCAGTCTGGTCAGGCGGGGGCCGTGA
- a CDS encoding ADP-ribosylglycohydrolase family protein, with product MTFTLFPDTRLTLARDALAGLSVGDALGSQFFVPGRHPDDFAAGQMPAPPWQWTDDTEMACSVVAALSEAGRIDRDALALAFAQRCEPYRGYGPGAITILRLIRAGTPWPVAAASAFDGQGSCGNGAAMRVAPLGAWYADSTRRAADQARASAEVTHAHPEGVAGAVAVAVAASLAARARLDGDRPEPARLLTVVAGALDPAGEVHRGVRRAAALLGHPAGEVADALGNGSRVTAQDTVPFCLWVAATHLHDYPAAIRACVEAGGDVDTTAAIAGGVVAAHTGVGTPGGVPDGWLAAREPLPAWLTAPA from the coding sequence ATGACGTTCACTCTGTTCCCCGACACCCGCCTCACGCTCGCCCGCGACGCGCTGGCCGGCCTGTCGGTCGGCGACGCCCTCGGCTCCCAGTTCTTCGTGCCCGGCCGACACCCGGACGACTTCGCCGCCGGGCAGATGCCCGCGCCGCCCTGGCAGTGGACCGACGACACCGAGATGGCCTGCTCGGTGGTCGCCGCGCTGAGCGAGGCCGGCAGGATCGACCGGGACGCCCTGGCTCTCGCCTTCGCGCAGCGGTGCGAGCCGTACCGCGGCTACGGGCCGGGGGCGATCACCATCCTGCGCCTCATCCGGGCCGGCACGCCGTGGCCGGTGGCGGCCGCGTCCGCGTTCGACGGTCAGGGCTCCTGCGGCAACGGGGCGGCCATGCGGGTGGCCCCACTCGGCGCCTGGTACGCCGACTCCACCCGGCGGGCCGCCGACCAGGCCCGCGCCTCCGCCGAGGTGACCCACGCCCACCCGGAGGGCGTCGCCGGGGCGGTCGCCGTGGCGGTGGCCGCCTCGCTGGCCGCCCGGGCCCGGCTGGACGGCGACCGGCCCGAGCCGGCCCGGCTGCTCACCGTGGTGGCCGGCGCGCTGGACCCGGCCGGCGAGGTGCACCGCGGCGTACGCCGGGCCGCCGCGCTGCTCGGCCACCCGGCCGGCGAGGTGGCCGACGCGCTCGGCAACGGGTCCCGGGTGACCGCCCAGGACACCGTCCCGTTCTGCCTCTGGGTCGCCGCCACCCACCTGCACGACTACCCGGCCGCGATCCGCGCCTGCGTCGAGGCGGGCGGGGACGTGGACACCACGGCGGCGATCGCCGGCGGCGTGGTGGCCGCCCACACCGGAGTAGGCACGCCCGGCGGCGTCCCGGACGGCTGGCTGGCCGCCCGCGAGCCCCTCCCGGCCTGGCTCACGGCCCCCGCCTGA
- a CDS encoding response regulator transcription factor, translating into MASVLLVEDDHVVRGAMLRSLTDRGHAVHAVGTALDALRRVAAETPDLVVLDLGLPDLDGSDALRMLRGITDVPIIIATARDDEQSVVRLLRAGADDYMVKPFTGAHLDARITTVLRRAGRASRTVQPAVHTVGGLRVDVGERSAVLDGEPLALTRKEFDLLAYLAARPGRVVSRRELLEEVWRQPSVGEDQTIDVHLYWLRRKMGESAAKPRYLRTVRGVGFRLVAPD; encoded by the coding sequence GTGGCAAGCGTCCTCCTGGTCGAAGACGATCACGTCGTACGCGGTGCGATGCTGCGCTCCCTCACCGACCGGGGACACGCGGTGCACGCCGTCGGCACGGCGCTGGACGCGCTGCGCCGGGTGGCCGCCGAGACACCCGACCTCGTGGTGCTCGACCTCGGCCTGCCCGACCTGGACGGCTCCGACGCGCTGCGGATGCTGCGCGGGATCACCGACGTGCCGATCATCATCGCCACGGCGCGGGACGACGAGCAGTCGGTGGTCCGGCTGCTGCGCGCGGGCGCCGACGACTACATGGTCAAGCCGTTCACGGGCGCCCACCTGGACGCCCGGATCACCACCGTGCTGCGCCGGGCCGGCCGGGCCAGCCGCACCGTCCAGCCGGCCGTGCACACGGTGGGCGGCCTGCGGGTGGACGTGGGCGAGCGCAGCGCGGTGCTGGACGGGGAACCCCTGGCTCTCACCCGCAAGGAATTCGACCTGCTGGCGTATCTCGCCGCACGTCCCGGCCGGGTAGTGTCCCGGCGGGAACTCTTGGAGGAGGTATGGCGGCAGCCCTCGGTCGGCGAGGACCAGACCATCGACGTTCACCTCTACTGGCTGCGCCGCAAAATGGGCGAGTCCGCGGCGAAGCCGCGCTACCTGCGCACCGTGCGGGGGGTCGGCTTCCGGCTGGTGGCGCCGGACTGA